In Pseudomonas nunensis, a single window of DNA contains:
- a CDS encoding SDR family oxidoreductase: MPVALITGCSSGIGRALADVFKTAGYEVWASARKAEDVAVLAAAGFTAVQLDVNDGAALQQLGERINQQHGGLDVLINNAGYGAMGPLLDGGVPAMQRQFETNVFSIVGVTQALFPVLRRAKGLVVNIGSVSGVLVTPFAGAYCASKAAVHALSDALRMELAPFGIRVMEVQPGAINTSFAKNAGHEAEQLITEQSPWFPLREGIRARAKASQDKPTPASEFAADLLKAVQQSKPPRLLRLGNGSRALPLLATLLPKGLLESTLMKRFGLRGQL; encoded by the coding sequence ATGCCCGTTGCGTTGATTACCGGTTGTTCCAGCGGCATCGGCCGCGCCCTGGCGGATGTGTTCAAAACCGCCGGTTACGAAGTCTGGGCCAGCGCCCGCAAAGCGGAAGACGTGGCCGTTCTGGCGGCTGCCGGTTTCACGGCGGTGCAACTGGACGTCAACGATGGCGCCGCACTCCAGCAGTTGGGCGAGCGCATCAACCAGCAACATGGCGGCCTCGACGTGCTGATCAACAACGCCGGTTATGGCGCCATGGGACCGCTGCTCGATGGCGGCGTGCCGGCGATGCAACGCCAGTTCGAAACCAATGTGTTCTCGATTGTCGGCGTCACCCAGGCGTTGTTCCCGGTATTGCGCCGGGCCAAGGGGCTGGTAGTGAACATCGGCAGTGTTTCGGGGGTGCTGGTCACGCCGTTCGCTGGCGCCTACTGCGCCTCGAAAGCCGCGGTGCATGCCTTGAGCGATGCGCTGCGCATGGAACTGGCACCGTTCGGCATCCGCGTGATGGAAGTCCAGCCTGGCGCCATCAACACCAGTTTTGCCAAGAACGCCGGGCATGAAGCCGAACAATTGATCACCGAACAATCGCCGTGGTTTCCATTGCGCGAGGGTATTCGAGCACGGGCAAAGGCGTCACAGGACAAACCAACCCCCGCCAGCGAATTTGCCGCCGATTTGCTCAAGGCTGTACAGCAGAGCAAACCGCCGCGCCTGCTGCGTCTGGGTAATGGCAGCCGGGCGTTGCCACTGCTGGCAACGTTGCTGCCCAAGGGGTTGCTGGAGTCGACCTTGATGAAGCGGTTCGGGTTGCGTGGGCAGCTCTGA
- a CDS encoding LysR family transcriptional regulator: MVSLDRFDTFKAVVEAGSLTAAAETLGQTRAVVSFNLKRLEEELGVTLLTRSTRQLALTDAGERFYRRCLRTLDEAQLAIEEARSEHSQLKGTLRITTTVEFALAQVVPALGVFREQHPQLNIHLSTSSTHADLISERFDVAIRLGRMLDSNLRAVQLSTFDIFAVAAPGLVERFGTVDTLAALESLPTLGHGRVPELTVNDPAGVEHLYQPKPGKTAIVADNSATLRAFALSGQGVAILPQWLIQEDLEAGRLQRLLADHRFTQQGVYALYPDTRHLPLKVRAFIDFMKGWG; encoded by the coding sequence ATGGTCAGCCTGGACCGTTTTGACACCTTCAAAGCCGTGGTCGAGGCCGGGTCGTTGACCGCAGCGGCCGAGACGTTGGGGCAAACCCGCGCGGTGGTGAGTTTCAACCTCAAGCGCCTGGAGGAAGAACTGGGCGTGACTTTGCTGACTCGCAGCACCCGGCAATTGGCGTTGACCGATGCCGGCGAGCGTTTTTATCGGCGCTGCTTGCGCACCCTGGACGAGGCCCAACTGGCCATCGAGGAAGCCCGTTCCGAACATTCACAGCTCAAGGGCACGCTGCGGATTACCACCACGGTGGAGTTTGCCTTGGCTCAGGTGGTGCCCGCGCTGGGTGTGTTTCGTGAGCAGCATCCGCAGTTGAACATCCATTTATCCACCTCCTCGACCCACGCCGATCTGATTTCCGAGCGTTTCGACGTGGCGATCCGATTGGGCCGGATGCTTGATTCCAACCTGCGAGCGGTGCAGTTGTCGACGTTCGATATTTTTGCGGTGGCGGCGCCGGGGTTGGTCGAGCGTTTCGGGACGGTCGATACGCTGGCGGCATTGGAGTCGTTGCCGACGTTGGGGCATGGGCGAGTGCCTGAACTGACGGTGAACGACCCGGCCGGAGTCGAGCATCTGTACCAGCCGAAACCGGGGAAAACCGCGATAGTCGCCGACAACTCGGCGACGCTGCGGGCCTTTGCGTTGTCCGGCCAGGGCGTGGCGATTCTGCCGCAGTGGCTGATTCAGGAAGATCTGGAGGCGGGGCGATTACAGCGCTTGTTGGCGGATCATCGATTCACGCAGCAGGGGGTGTATGCGTTGTACCCGGACACCCGGCATCTGCCGCTGAAGGTGCGGGCGTTTATTGATTTCATGAAGGGGTGGGGTTGA
- a CDS encoding MFS transporter, which translates to MAYRSKVALVYLLGFALDLLNMFVATIAYPDIARELDASVTELAWISNAYMLGLTLIIPMSVWLAARLGERRLILGSLLVFGIASALVAQAGSIESLIGWRLLQGLGGGLLLPVGQALAYRQLPPAQRAHFTGVVLLVALMVPALSPAAGGLIVEELSWRWIFYLNVPVALLAVSLGMLWLKPDQASSERPTLDARGLLLAVSGLSLMLIALSLLSEPDTRAFGLLGLVLSAAVTALYVRDGWRKPAAILDLQLIKNPSLRLAMLIYLCVPGIFTGTNLIAVLYLHGLGFGAAQTGALMLPWAAGSGVAIMLGKRTFNRIGPKPLLIAGMVLQCLGIVLLMRIEPPAGSLLIIAYAVMGLGGSLCSITAQTLAFVGIAPEKMGHSSALWNINRQLGFCLGAALLSSLLGALGTDGFNYCFLAAALITLVPIAAVLRHDSTKVLALLTSPLIQEKSV; encoded by the coding sequence ATGGCCTATCGCTCGAAAGTCGCGCTGGTGTATTTGCTGGGGTTCGCCCTCGACTTGCTGAACATGTTCGTGGCCACCATCGCCTACCCCGACATTGCCCGGGAATTAGACGCTTCGGTGACCGAACTGGCGTGGATCAGCAACGCCTACATGCTCGGGCTGACGCTGATCATTCCGATGAGCGTGTGGCTGGCGGCGCGGCTCGGTGAGCGGCGGTTGATCCTCGGTTCGCTGCTGGTGTTCGGGATCGCTTCGGCATTGGTGGCGCAGGCAGGATCGATTGAAAGCCTGATCGGCTGGCGATTGCTGCAAGGGCTCGGTGGCGGGTTGCTGCTGCCGGTCGGCCAAGCGTTGGCCTATCGACAGTTGCCTCCGGCCCAGCGTGCGCATTTCACCGGTGTGGTGTTGCTGGTGGCGCTGATGGTGCCAGCGCTGTCACCGGCGGCCGGCGGATTGATCGTCGAGGAGTTGTCCTGGCGCTGGATTTTCTACCTGAATGTGCCGGTGGCGTTACTCGCAGTGAGCCTCGGCATGCTTTGGCTGAAACCTGATCAAGCCTCGAGCGAACGCCCGACCCTCGATGCTCGCGGCTTACTCCTCGCAGTTTCGGGCCTTAGTCTGATGTTGATTGCCTTGAGCCTGTTGAGCGAGCCCGACACTCGCGCATTCGGTCTGCTTGGCCTGGTCCTCAGCGCCGCGGTCACGGCGTTGTACGTGCGCGACGGCTGGCGAAAACCCGCTGCGATCCTCGACCTGCAACTGATCAAAAATCCGTCACTGCGCCTGGCGATGCTGATCTACCTGTGTGTACCCGGCATTTTTACCGGCACCAACCTGATTGCCGTGTTGTACCTGCACGGCCTCGGTTTCGGCGCGGCGCAAACCGGTGCGTTGATGTTGCCGTGGGCGGCGGGCTCGGGGGTGGCGATCATGCTGGGCAAACGCACTTTCAACCGCATAGGCCCCAAGCCCTTGCTGATCGCAGGCATGGTCTTGCAATGCCTTGGTATTGTGTTGCTGATGCGGATCGAACCGCCTGCCGGCTCGCTACTGATCATTGCCTACGCCGTGATGGGCCTGGGCGGCAGCTTGTGTAGCATCACCGCGCAGACCTTGGCGTTTGTCGGCATAGCGCCTGAAAAAATGGGTCACTCCAGCGCGCTGTGGAATATCAATCGCCAGCTCGGCTTCTGCCTCGGCGCCGCGCTGTTGAGCTCGTTGCTCGGCGCGTTGGGCACCGATGGTTTCAACTACTGCTTTCTCGCCGCCGCGCTGATCACTTTAGTGCCGATAGCCGCTGTCCTGCGCCACGACTCGACGAAAGTGCTCGCCCTG